In uncultured Bacteroides sp., one genomic interval encodes:
- a CDS encoding SusE domain-containing protein: MKKLNIFLIALCCTCFFACEEEDKVMMSDTTISPVLEQLLPENLVITETTDLTNKVGKWQWEAADYGYAAAANYTIQADVHGGTFEKPVELTSSTTTSAVITAAMLNSAAANFTIDSKPLTIDIRLKTVVSSSSGNAAISTVYSNVQTITFTPYIAEIPVKDPLYIVGDALYSWDNNNTNFGKGLQVMFANNSLPGEKIYTYTGYFKASGEFKLIIKAGDSDHCYAYASDGKIGANNAGGNFHAPATAGYYTLTVNLTTLTYSMVPYTGSTATTYTRIGIIGDATPTGWDSDTALEQNIPHVWSLQKIQLTAGKTIKFRANSAWDVAWGTGTPSTYFLPFGTASTAGGNITIEKSGDYFVSFNDLTNHYILVRLEKMP; this comes from the coding sequence ATGAAAAAATTAAATATATTTCTGATCGCTCTTTGCTGCACTTGCTTTTTTGCTTGCGAAGAAGAAGATAAGGTAATGATGAGCGACACAACCATTTCTCCTGTGCTGGAGCAACTCTTGCCAGAGAATCTTGTGATTACCGAAACAACTGATTTAACAAACAAAGTTGGAAAGTGGCAATGGGAAGCAGCTGATTATGGTTATGCCGCTGCTGCAAATTATACTATCCAGGCAGATGTTCATGGAGGTACCTTTGAAAAACCTGTAGAACTGACTTCGTCTACAACTACGTCTGCAGTTATTACAGCTGCTATGCTTAACTCTGCTGCTGCGAACTTTACGATAGATTCAAAGCCGCTCACAATAGATATACGCTTGAAAACTGTTGTCTCTTCAAGTAGTGGTAATGCAGCTATTTCAACTGTTTATTCAAATGTACAAACTATTACCTTTACTCCGTATATTGCAGAAATTCCTGTAAAGGATCCTCTTTATATTGTAGGTGATGCGCTGTATAGTTGGGACAATAATAATACTAATTTTGGAAAAGGACTTCAGGTTATGTTTGCTAACAATAGCCTTCCTGGTGAGAAAATCTATACTTATACAGGATACTTTAAAGCTTCGGGTGAATTTAAATTAATAATAAAAGCCGGCGACTCGGATCATTGTTATGCTTATGCAAGTGATGGTAAAATAGGAGCAAATAATGCAGGTGGCAATTTCCATGCTCCCGCTACTGCAGGTTATTATACACTTACAGTTAATTTGACTACTCTTACTTATAGTATGGTTCCATATACAGGATCAACTGCAACGACTTATACTAGAATCGGTATAATTGGTGATGCAACTCCAACTGGTTGGGATAGTGATACAGCTTTGGAACAAAATATTCCACATGTTTGGAGTCTTCAAAAAATTCAATTGACTGCTGGTAAGACTATTAAATTTAGAGCAAACAGCGCTTGGGATGTAGCATGGGGAACAGGAACTCCAAGTACTTATTTCTTGCCATTCGGTACTGCTAGTACTGCTGGAGGTAACATTACAATTGAAAAATCTGGTGATTACTTTGTTTCATTCAATGATTTAACTAATCATTATATACTTGTTAGACTAGAAAAAATGCCATAA